The Georgenia sp. TF02-10 genome window below encodes:
- the uraH gene encoding hydroxyisourate hydrolase: MTSHITTHVLDAVAGTPAAGVGVTLARLTDGGPQELAAGTTDADGRNRDLGPERLEPGTYRITFATEEYFDRQGRETFYPQVTIDFRVAPGQDHYHVPILLSPFAFSTYRGS; the protein is encoded by the coding sequence ATGACGTCCCACATCACCACCCACGTGCTCGACGCCGTCGCCGGCACCCCCGCGGCCGGCGTCGGCGTGACCCTCGCCCGGCTCACCGACGGCGGTCCGCAGGAGCTAGCCGCCGGCACCACCGACGCCGACGGCCGCAACCGGGACCTCGGCCCCGAGCGTCTGGAGCCGGGCACCTACCGGATCACCTTCGCCACCGAGGAGTACTTCGACCGGCAGGGCCGGGAGACCTTCTACCCCCAGGTCACTATCGACTTCCGGGTGGCACCGGGGCAGGACCACTACCACGTGCCGATCCTGCTCAGCCCGTTCGCGTTCTCCACCTACCGCGGCAGCTGA
- the uraD gene encoding 2-oxo-4-hydroxy-4-carboxy-5-ureidoimidazoline decarboxylase, with translation MPTALARFNAAPTPDAEQLLLSCAAVPRWAAAVAADRPYPDVDAALAAARTAADSWTDAEVDAALARHPRIGERPQGSDADAAHSRREQAGVDAGDAELARRLAEGNRAYEERFGHVFLIRAAGRSAEEILAALEQRLGNDPATERRVAAEQLREIAVLRLRGELA, from the coding sequence ATGCCCACCGCGCTCGCCCGCTTCAACGCGGCGCCGACGCCCGACGCCGAGCAGCTCCTGCTGTCCTGCGCCGCCGTGCCGCGCTGGGCGGCCGCCGTCGCCGCCGACCGGCCCTACCCCGACGTCGACGCCGCCCTGGCCGCCGCCCGCACCGCCGCCGACTCGTGGACCGACGCGGAGGTCGATGCCGCGCTCGCCCGCCATCCCCGCATCGGCGAGCGACCCCAGGGCAGCGACGCCGACGCCGCCCACTCGCGCCGCGAGCAGGCCGGGGTGGACGCCGGCGACGCCGAGCTCGCCCGTCGCCTGGCCGAGGGCAACCGGGCCTACGAGGAGCGCTTCGGGCACGTCTTCCTCATCCGGGCGGCCGGGCGCAGCGCCGAGGAGATCCTGGCCGCGCTGGAGCAGCGGCTGGGCAACGACCCGGCCACCGAGCGCCGGGTGGCCGCCGAGCAGCTGCGCGAGATCGCCGTCCTTCGCCTCCGAGGAGAGCTGGCATGA
- a CDS encoding SDR family oxidoreductase, whose amino-acid sequence MSTTGTSRPFAVVTGASSGIGRELANVLAENGYDLLLCAEDAGVADAAVALTAAGTPAEPVQVDLATYDGVEDLVAAIDNRQVDVVALNAGIGVGGPFLETDLDADLELIQLNVASVVHLTKRVLPGMVSAGRGRLLYTASLASVIPGPYYATYSASRAFVLNFAQAVRHELADTGVTVTALLPGPTDTEFFDRAGMTDTRVGHMSKDDPAEVARDGFEALMAGKDHVVAGSARNRVMFSSKGLPEPAKAAVHARLTEPEEQE is encoded by the coding sequence ATGTCCACCACCGGCACGTCCCGACCGTTCGCCGTCGTCACCGGAGCCTCGAGCGGCATCGGGCGCGAGCTCGCCAACGTCCTCGCCGAGAACGGCTATGACCTGCTCCTCTGCGCCGAGGACGCCGGCGTGGCCGACGCCGCCGTCGCCCTCACCGCGGCCGGCACCCCCGCCGAGCCGGTGCAGGTCGACCTCGCCACCTACGACGGCGTGGAGGACCTGGTCGCGGCGATCGACAACCGGCAGGTCGACGTGGTCGCGCTCAACGCGGGCATCGGCGTCGGCGGGCCGTTCCTCGAGACCGACCTGGACGCCGACCTCGAGCTCATCCAGCTCAACGTCGCCTCCGTGGTGCACCTGACCAAGCGGGTCCTGCCCGGCATGGTCAGCGCCGGCCGGGGCCGCCTGCTCTACACCGCCTCGCTCGCCAGCGTCATCCCCGGGCCGTACTACGCCACCTACTCGGCGTCCAGGGCGTTCGTGCTCAACTTCGCCCAGGCGGTCCGGCACGAGCTGGCCGACACCGGCGTAACGGTCACCGCCCTCCTGCCCGGGCCCACGGACACCGAGTTCTTCGACCGGGCCGGGATGACGGACACCCGGGTCGGGCACATGTCGAAGGACGACCCGGCGGAGGTCGCCCGGGACGGGTTCGAGGCACTGATGGCCGGCAAGGACCACGTGGTGGCCGGGTCGGCCCGGAACAGGGTGATGTTCAGCAGCAAGGGGCTGCCGGAGCCGGCCAAGGCCGCCGTGCACGCCCGGCTGACCGAGCCGGAGGAGCAGGAGTAG
- a CDS encoding STAS domain-containing protein: MTPATADGEGSVAVLVAPDRVRLVLAGEVDSLLAAELATAVRDAAARRQPVEVDTRNVTFMDSTGVATLAELSRRTSVRPAFIRPPELVRFLLEVTGLGRVVDILEDDPGFPSPGDPANGVLRG, encoded by the coding sequence ATGACCCCAGCCACCGCTGACGGAGAGGGCTCGGTCGCCGTGCTCGTCGCGCCCGACCGGGTGCGGCTCGTGCTCGCCGGGGAGGTCGACTCCCTGCTGGCCGCGGAGCTGGCCACGGCCGTGCGGGACGCGGCCGCCCGCCGGCAGCCGGTCGAGGTGGACACCCGCAACGTCACGTTCATGGACTCCACGGGCGTCGCCACGCTGGCCGAGCTGAGCCGCCGGACCTCCGTCCGCCCGGCGTTCATCCGGCCGCCCGAGCTGGTCAGGTTCCTGCTCGAGGTCACCGGGCTCGGCCGCGTGGTGGACATCCTCGAGGACGACCCGGGGTTCCCGTCGCCGGGGGATCCGGCCAACGGCGTCCTGCGGGGTTAG
- a CDS encoding SufE family protein, with protein sequence MTAPTMAAAPLPPALEQVVAEFNALAVPDRLQLLLEIGQSLPDLPARYADHPELLEPVPECQSPIFLRTEVDGAGPAAVVHLFFSAPQEAPTTRGFAGILHEGLDGLSAAEVLAVPADVTSRLGLAQAISPLRLRGMAGMLGRVQRQVREQIA encoded by the coding sequence ATGACCGCCCCGACGATGGCGGCCGCGCCGCTGCCCCCGGCGCTGGAGCAGGTGGTGGCCGAGTTCAACGCGCTGGCCGTGCCCGACCGGCTCCAGCTGCTGCTGGAGATCGGCCAGTCACTGCCCGACCTGCCCGCCCGGTACGCCGACCACCCCGAGCTCCTCGAGCCGGTGCCCGAGTGCCAGTCGCCGATCTTCCTGCGCACCGAGGTCGACGGCGCCGGGCCGGCCGCCGTCGTGCACCTCTTCTTCTCCGCGCCGCAGGAGGCGCCGACCACCCGGGGCTTCGCCGGGATCCTGCACGAGGGGCTGGACGGGCTCAGCGCCGCCGAGGTGCTCGCCGTGCCGGCGGACGTGACCAGCCGGCTCGGGCTGGCACAGGCGATCAGCCCGCTGCGGCTGCGCGGCATGGCTGGGATGCTCGGCCGGGTCCAGCGGCAGGTGCGCGAGCAGATCGCCTGA
- a CDS encoding sulfurtransferase yields the protein MPLPYDDNPKLAAYAHPERLVTTAWLAEHLGEPGLAVVESDEDVLLYETGHIPGAVKVDWHLDLNDPVTRDYVDGAAFARLMSAKGIGRDTTVVLYGDRSNWWAAYALWVFTLFGHPDVRLLDGGRAAWQAEGREMTLEVPRPAPANYPEVARDDSAVRAFKEDVQGFLGGQLVDVRSLPEYTGERTNLPDYPDEGSVRGGHIPGARSVPWARAANEDGTFKDRDALAAIYQQEQGLTPEEPVIAYCRIGERSAHTWFVLRHLLGFPEVRNYDGSWTEWGNAVRVPIAVGEEPGEVPAR from the coding sequence GTGCCCCTGCCCTACGACGACAACCCCAAGCTGGCTGCCTACGCCCACCCCGAGCGGCTCGTGACGACCGCCTGGCTCGCCGAGCACCTGGGCGAGCCCGGGCTCGCCGTCGTCGAGAGCGACGAGGACGTGCTGCTCTACGAGACCGGGCACATCCCCGGCGCGGTCAAGGTGGACTGGCACCTGGACCTCAACGACCCGGTCACCCGCGACTACGTCGACGGCGCCGCCTTCGCGCGGCTGATGTCGGCCAAGGGCATCGGCCGGGACACGACCGTGGTGCTCTACGGCGACCGGAGCAACTGGTGGGCCGCCTACGCCCTGTGGGTCTTCACCCTCTTCGGTCACCCGGACGTGCGGCTGCTCGACGGCGGTCGCGCGGCCTGGCAGGCCGAGGGCCGGGAGATGACCCTGGAGGTGCCGCGGCCGGCGCCGGCCAACTACCCCGAGGTCGCCCGGGACGACAGCGCCGTCCGGGCGTTCAAGGAGGACGTCCAGGGCTTCCTCGGCGGCCAGCTCGTCGACGTCCGCTCGCTGCCGGAGTACACCGGCGAGCGCACCAACCTGCCCGACTACCCCGACGAGGGCAGCGTCCGCGGCGGGCACATCCCCGGCGCCCGCTCGGTGCCCTGGGCGCGGGCCGCGAACGAGGACGGCACCTTCAAGGACCGCGACGCGCTCGCGGCGATCTACCAGCAGGAGCAGGGGCTCACCCCGGAGGAGCCGGTCATCGCCTACTGCCGGATCGGCGAGCGGTCCGCGCACACCTGGTTCGTGCTCCGGCACCTGCTCGGCTTCCCCGAGGTGCGCAACTACGACGGGTCGTGGACGGAGTGGGGCAACGCGGTGCGGGTGCCGATCGCCGTCGGCGAGGAGCCGGGGGAGGTGCCGGCCCGATGA
- a CDS encoding GNAT family N-acetyltransferase, with amino-acid sequence MSVPDLRGARVHLRDWRPADVDDRLRDLLASQRPWHRTNGPYFGSPTAEDMARVADGLASVARTDPARRGDPRETLPIVLDARVVGSVSWYWEDQATDWRRMGVVVYDETLWGRGIATEALALWTSYLFAATDAQRLDFATYSGNPGMLAVGRRLGFTEEARLRRARRWAGGVHDAVVMGVLREEWEGSAWGRSVRTGPC; translated from the coding sequence GTGAGCGTCCCTGACCTCCGCGGTGCTCGGGTGCACCTGCGGGACTGGCGACCGGCCGACGTCGACGACCGGCTGCGGGACCTGCTCGCCTCGCAGCGCCCGTGGCACCGCACGAACGGGCCGTACTTCGGCTCGCCCACGGCCGAGGACATGGCCCGGGTCGCCGACGGTCTGGCCAGCGTCGCCCGGACCGATCCCGCCCGGCGGGGCGATCCGCGGGAGACGCTGCCGATCGTGCTCGACGCCCGGGTCGTCGGATCGGTCAGCTGGTACTGGGAGGACCAGGCGACGGACTGGCGCCGGATGGGCGTCGTCGTCTATGACGAGACGCTGTGGGGTCGGGGCATCGCGACCGAGGCGCTGGCGCTGTGGACGAGCTACCTCTTCGCGGCGACGGACGCCCAGCGGCTGGACTTCGCGACCTACTCCGGCAACCCCGGCATGCTCGCCGTCGGCCGCCGCCTCGGCTTCACGGAGGAGGCGCGCCTCCGCCGGGCGCGCCGCTGGGCCGGCGGCGTCCACGACGCGGTGGTCATGGGTGTGCTGCGCGAGGAGTGGGAAGGGTCGGCGTGGGGACGGTCGGTGCGAACGGGGCCGTGCTGA